In a single window of the Salvelinus namaycush isolate Seneca chromosome 18, SaNama_1.0, whole genome shotgun sequence genome:
- the sema4c gene encoding semaphorin-4C has translation MGEAKVLMLLLLIGWEKSLSLNWNPIPRKTVRYHEVLDSMARFRALGVWNYTMVTLAEHQRVLYVGAREVLFALDPNDISRQLRPLIEWPAPQEKKRECSAKGKNNQTECFNYIRFLQSYNHTHLYTCGTFAFQPKCTYINADHFSLNPGSLEDGKGKCPYDPAKGHTGLIVDKELYSATLNNFLGTEPVILRNLGQQHYSMKSEYLPAWLNEPDFVGSTLVRESSGSKEGDDDKIYFFFSERAVELDCDTELTVARVARVCKGDLGGTRTLQKKWTTFQKARLVCSLPERHVTFNNLREVFTLPGIDWRTTTFYGIFHAQWGDVDVSAVCQYQIGEVKKVFDGPYKEYREGSQRWGRYTGTVPSPRPGACITSWHRENGYNSSLQLPDATLNFAKKHPLMEEKAQARPLLLTKGINFTRLAVDRVSSLDQRAYNMLFIGTADGWLQRVVIFGSEAHVIEEIQLFDSPQPVDSLTISHTKKYLYIGSRSEVLQLPLANCSRYQSQPDCLLSRDPYCAWDSEGRACVRIDLHRGSTSSLSQDLMLERFSRGKAKFDKPVAIPSPDNSRLRNVTVVVESDMVLPCQLVSNLAQPSWVLNDRELQLGDEEAGGPRFDQALKALVVPNAMPVHAGRYVCYSEEQGVKFQTERYQVSVVASSPVVMAARAPDGSMGLFWVLVITLGAACLLLLVAALYLRRRLKLALGKGADMKPLESTLVYPITLPKEPPTFVPSKMPSDEDRFWETGANYYYSDGSLKIVPGHALCPSSQSHHHAPTASPSTIPGQPIHSPSRLSLTNIRGSGSNGYIRLNLSSAGEERVSGGGSGGGGLGLSGGGNDYSSPFKEELRRTLQQRSVLPDANPEESSV, from the exons AGGTGCTAGACAGCATGGCCAGGTTCCGGGCTCTAGGTGTGTGGAACTACACCATGGTGACTCTAGCAGAACACCAGAGGGTTCTGTATGTAGGAGCTAGAGAGGTCCTGTTTGCCCTGGACCCTAACGACATCAGCAGACAGCTACGACCTCTG ATTGAGTGGCCAGCACcacaggagaagaagagagagtgttCTGCCAAGGGCAAGAACAACCAG ACGGAGTGCTTCAACTACATCCGCTTCCTGCAGAGCTACAACCACACCCACCTCTACACCTGTGGAACCTTCGCCTTCCAGCCCAAGTGCACCTACATC AATGCTGACCACTTCAGTCTCAACCCTGGCTCCCTGGAGGATGGGAAGGGCAAGTGTCCCTACGACCCTGCCAAAGGCCACACAGGCCTCATAGTGG ACAAGGAGCTGTACTCTGCCACACTGAATAACTTCCTGGGTACTGAGCCTGTGATCCTGAGGAACCTGGGACAGCAACACTACAGCATGAAGAGTGAATACCTGCCGGCCTGGCTCAACG AGCCTGACTTTGTGGGCTCGACCCTGGTGAGGGAGAGCAGTGGCAGTAAGGAAGGGGACGATGACAAGATCTACTTCTTCTTCAGTGAGAGAGCTGTAGAGCTGGACTGTGACACAGAGCTCACTGTGGCCAGGGTGGCCCGCGTCTGCAAG GGTGATCTGGGGGGCACCAGGACCCTGCAGAAGAAGTGGACCACCTTCCAGAAGGCCAGGCTGGTGTGTTCTCTCCCTGAACGCCACGTCACCTTCAACAACCTGCGGGAAGTCTTCACCCTGCCAGGCATCGACTGGCGCACCACCACCTTCTATGGCATCTTCCACGCCCAGTG GGGTGATGTGGATGTGTCAGCGGTGTGTCAGTACCAGATAGGGGAGGTGAAGAAGGTGTTTGACGGCCCGTATAAGGAGTACAGAGAGGGCTCCCAGAGATGGGGACGATACACTGGCACTGTCCCCAGCCCACGGCCCGGAGCG TGCATTACAAGCTGGCATAGGGAGAACGGCTACAACAGCTCTCTTCAGTTGCCAGACGCTACTCTCAACTTTGCCAAGAAGCACCCTCTGATGGAGGAGAAGGCTCAGGCTCGCCCCCTACTGCTCACCAAGGGCATCAACTTCACCCGCCTGGCAGTGGACCGGGTCAGCTCCCTGGACCAGCGTGCATACAACATGCTGTTCATTGGCACAG CAGACGGCtggttacagagggtagtgatcTTTGGCTCGGAGGCCCATGTGATTGAAGAGATACAGCTGTTTGATTCTCCCCAGCCAGTGGACAGCCTAACCATCTCTCACACCAAG AAGTACTTGTACATTGGCTCACGTTCAGAGGTGCTCCAGCTGCCCTTGGCTAACTGCAGCCGCTATCAGTCGCAGCCAGACTGCCTTCTGTCCCGGGACCCCTACTGCGCCTGGGACAGCGAGGGCCGCGCCTGTGTCCGCATCGACCTCCACCGCGG GTCTACCTCCTCCCTTTCCCAAGATCTGATGCTGGAGAGATTCAGCAGGGGCAAAGCCAAGTTTGACAAGCCTGTGGCCATCCCCAGCCCTG acaacTCTCGGCTGAGGAATGTGACAGTAGTGGTAGAATCAGACATGGTGCTGCCCTGCCAGCTGGTGTCCAACCTGGCCCAGCCCTCCTGGGTCCTCAATGACCGCGAGCTGCAGCTAGGAGACGAGGAGGCCGGAGGGCCACGCTTCGACCAGGCCCTGAAGGCTCTGGTGGTTCCCAACGCCATGCCAGTGCACGCGGGACGCTACGTGTGCTACTCCGAGGAGCAGGGGGTCAAGTTCCAGACGGAGCGCTACCAGGTGTCGGTGGTGGCCAGCTCCCCTGTGGTCATGGCGGCCCGGGCCCCTGACGGCAGCATGGGTCTGTTCTGGGTGTTGGTGATCACCCTGGGGGCCGCCTGTTTATTACTATTGGTGGCAGCTCTGTATCTGAGGAGACGTCTGAAGCTGGCCCTAGGTAAAGGGGCGGACATGAAGCCTCTGGAGAGCACCCTGGTCTACCCCATCACCCTGCCCAAGGAGCCACCCACCTTTGTGCCCAGCAAAATGCCCAGCGACGAGGACCGCTTCTGGGAGACGGGCGCCAACTACTACTACTCAGACGGCTCGCTGAAGATCGTTCCGGGCCACGCCCTGTGCCCCAGCAGCCAGTCTCACCACCACGCTCCAACGGCATCTCCCAGCACCATCCCCGGCCAGCCCATCCATTCCCCCAGCCGGCTCAGCCTTACCAACATCAGGGGTTCCGGCAGCAACGGCTACATCCGCCTCAACCTAAGCTCGGCCGGGGAGGAGAGGGTTAGCGGGGGTGGTTCTGGTGGAGGAGGGCTGGGGCTGAGTGGGGGCGGGAACGACTACTCCAGCCCCTTCAAGGAGGAGCTGCGTCGGACCCTGCAGCAGAGGAGCGTGCTGCCTGACGCCAACCCTGAAGAGTCGTCTGTGTAG